One Triticum dicoccoides isolate Atlit2015 ecotype Zavitan chromosome 5B, WEW_v2.0, whole genome shotgun sequence genomic window carries:
- the LOC119307860 gene encoding kinesin-like protein KIN-14Q → MVATATATARELVPAVAEGAPWNHGTVKDIDVAARRAQEAANRRYDAASWLRRTVGIVCARDLPEEPSEEEFRLGLRNGIVLCNALNKVQPGAIPKVVEACTDTVIPADGSALCAYQYFENLRNFLVSVQDIGLPTFELSDLEKGGKGVRVVDCILALKSFSESKTTGRQTPCKYGSITKPSTSGKHFILKNSDAFMNKLMRSHTTEPIQKVLIAEQSITDCCLESTEMTNSESLNMLVRTLLLDKKPEEVPLIVESLLIKVIQEYECRAANKHLVNCIGDLKGTDLFSRPEKPLPEKTSTSNQVKMGEEEPNLLKVTEEVSSVVRNDDCVAEQFQPGVEITIELQQKHIQELRNSLSSVKSGMEQLRIQYSEDFTKIGRQLYILSNAASGYHKVLEDNRKLYNQIQDLKGNIRVYCRVRPFLPGQANSSNTVAGMEERTITIITPTKYGKDGSKSFTFNKVFGPAATQEEVFSDMQPLIRSVLDGFNVCIFAYGQTGSGKTYTMSGPNVLSKESVGVNYRALNDLFNLQAQRKGTINYEISVQMIEIYNEQVRDLLQDSGNRRLEIRNTSQKGLAVPDASIVPVTSTSDVAELMNQGQKNRVVGSTAINDRSSRSHSCLTVHVQGRDLTSGTILRGCMHLVDLAGSERVDKSEVVGDRLKEALYINKSLSALGDVIASLAQKNSHVPYRNSKLTQLLQDSLGGQAKTLMFVHISPEPDAVNETISTLKFAERVASVELGAAKANKEGGEVRELKEQIACLKAALAKKEGEPENIQSTQSSPNIYGINKSNATPVFRKNRQPMEDVGNLEVRNNVTPMQKALKFDIPGSGILVEHKSPNSVKNCWVDNAAVGDNQFENSNSVREQEPDLTTHTLLPNLFYQRYTPGPQRGRVESVPSQESDEFNGVTNSCSSDQDMVMSASGQKVVGITNGGVSNKKKPRAKNENNMTTRSTNPTCKSPPQSQKRLQTPVRSSVQKTPTKNGKQLLSGTDGRTPSGKTNTVK, encoded by the exons atggtggcgacggcgacggcgacggcgagggagCTGGTCCCGGCGGTAGCGGAGGGCGCGCCGTGGAATCACGGGACGGTGAAAGACATCGACGTGGCCGCCCGGCGGGCCCAGGAGGCAG CAAATAGACGGTATGATGCAGCCAGTTGGTTGCGAAGAACAGTCGGGATCGTGTGTGCAAGGGACCTGCCAGAAGAGCCCTCTGAGGAGGAATTCCGGCTTGGGCTGAGAAATGGAATTGTCCTTTGCAATGCACTGAACAAGGTTCAGCCGGGGGCCATACCTAag GTCGTGGAAGCCTGCACAGATACCGTTATACCTGCTGATGGCTCAGCTCTGTGTGCATATCAGTACTTTGAGAATTTGCGCAACTTCCTTGTCAGCGTACAAGATATAGGGCTCCCTACATTTGAGCTGTCTGACTTGGAGAAG GGTGGCAAGGGTGTTCGAGTTGTCGATTGCATTCTTGCTCTGAAGTCATTCAGTGAAAGTAAGACAACAGGGAGACAGACTCCATGTAAATATGGCAGCATTACAAAGCCTTCGACGTCTGGCAAGCATTTCATACTCAAGAATTCTGATGCTTTTATGAATAAGTTAATGAGAAGCCACACAACAGAGCCAATCCAGAAAGTTTTAATAGCAGAGCAAAGCATAACTGATTGTTGTCTGGAATCCACCGAGATG ACTAATTCAGAATCCCTTAACATGCTTGTGCGTACGCTACTCTTGGATAAGAAACCAGAAGAAGTCCCATTG ATTGTTGAGTCACTCCTGATTAAAGTTATTCAGGAATATGAGTGTCGAGCTGCAAACAAGCACTTG GTGAATTGCATAGGTGACCTTAAAGGAACCGACCTATTTTCCAGACCAGAGAAACCATTGCCAGAAAAAACTTCCACCAGTAATCAAGTTAAG ATGGGTGAAGAGGAGCCAAATCTCTTAAAGGTGACGGAAGAGGTCAGCTCTGTAGTTCGGAATGATGATTGTGTAGCTGAACAGTTCCAACCAGGGGTGGAAATAACTATTGAACTACAACAGAAACATATCCAG GAATTAAGAAATTCCCTTTCTTCTGTCAAGTCTGGAATGGAACAATTGAGAATACAGTACTCTGAAGATTTTACTAAAATTG GTAGGCAGCTGTATATCCTCTCTAACGCGGCTTCTGGCTATCATAAAGTTCTTGAGGATAACCGCAAGTTGTACAACCAAATACAGGATCTTAAAG GAAATATTAGAGTATATTGTCGAGTGAGGCCTTTTCTACCTGGACAAGCAAATTCCTCCAACACTGTTGCTGGCATGGAAGAAAGAACAATCACAATAATCACTCCCACAAAATATGGAAAAGATGGAAGCAAATCTTTTACTTTCAACAAGGTCTTTGGCCCAGCAGCCACTCAAG AGGAAGTCTTTTCGGATATGCAACCATTGATCCGTTCGGTTCTTGATGGTTTCAATGTTTGCATATTTGCTTATGGCCAGACTGGATCAGGGAAGACCTATACAATG AGTGGACCTAATGTACTGAGCAAGGAAAGCGTTGGTGTCAACTACAGAGCACTAAATGACTTATTTAATCTTCAAGCACAGAGAAAGGGGACAATCAATTACGAAATTTCTGTGCAGATGATTGAGATCTACAACGAGCAAGTGAGAGATCTCCTTCAGGATAGTGGAAACAGAAG ATTAGAAATAAGAAATACTTCACAGAAAGGGCTTGCAGTTCCAGATGCGAGCATAGTTCCTGTCACATCGACCTCTGATGTTGCTGAACTTATGAATCAAGGCCAAAAGAATCGTGTGGTAGGTTCAACAGCCATTAACGACCGAAGCAGCCGCTCTCATAG TTGCCTGACTGTTCATGTTCAAGGACGTGACCTAACATCTGGGACAATCTTGAGAGGTTGCATGCATCTTGTTGATTTAGCCGGTAGTGAAAGAGTTGATAAATCTGAGGTTGTAGGAGATAGACTGAAGGAAGCACTGTACATAAACAAGTCACTTTCAGCACTCGGAGATGTGATTGCATCCCTTGCCCAGAAAAACTCTCATGTCCCTTACCGCAACAGCAAGCTTACCCAGCTTTTGCAAGATTCTCTAG GAGGACAAGCAAAAACATTGATGTTTGTGCACATAAGCCCTGAACCAGACGCTGTTAATGAGACAATAAGCACCTTGAAATTTGCTGAACGAGTTGCCTCTGTTGAGTTGGGCGCAGCAAAAGCGAATAAAGAAGGTGGTGAGGTTAGGGAGTTGAAAGAACAG ATTGCTTGCCTCAAGGCAGCACTGGCTAAGAAGGAAGGAGAACCAgagaacattcagagcacacagtcAAGCCCAAACATATACGGAATCAACAAAAGCAATGCAACACCTGTATTCCGAAAAAACAGGCAGCCTATGGAAGACGTTGGAAACCTAGAG GTCCGGAACAATGTCACTCCGATGCAAAAAGCGCTAAAGTTTGATATTCCTGGCTCTGGCATCCTCGTCGAGCATAAGTCGCCTAACTCGGTCAAGAATTGCTGGGTTGATAATGCAGCTGTTGGTGACAACCAATTCGAGAATAGCAATTCTGTTCGAGAGCAGGAGCCTGACCTCACCACTCACACCCTGCTTCCGAATTTGTTCTATCAAAGATACACTCCGGGGCCGCAAAGGGGTAGGGTTGAGTCAGTACCAAGCCAGGAGtcagacgaatttaatggtgttaCCAACAGCTGTTCCTCGGACCAAGACATGGTGATGTCAGCCAGTGGCCAGAAAGTAGTTGGCATTACCAATGGAGGCGTTTCAAATAAAAAGAAGCCTCGGGCAAAGAATGAAAATAATATGACAACGAG GAGTACAAATCCAACATGCAAGTCACCACCCCAATCGCAGAAAAGACTACAAACACCAGTCAGGAGCTCTGTGCAAAAAACACCTACCAAGAATGGCAAACAACTTTTGAGTGGTACAGATGGAAGAACTCCAAGTGGAAAGACTAACACTGTAAAGTAA
- the LOC119307862 gene encoding calmodulin-binding protein 60 D-like, with translation MASSKRPRPCSGDGSDDGGELSRPSKRWRSLVMHVRGRRTMGLGVFGFRGIIGEELTTMFSNMVRRVVSEEVEKAIFRQFSAAVAPPRLLGGQSQRPRYQLMFLNDLKPVYTMMKLEAKDGSALKVAMLENLKNDQKNVVRFGHLSSVRVEVVVLHGNFNAKKEECWTPEEFSKHIVWGREKKAKLLNGDLTLKLSGGEAFLGSANFTDNSSFTSTKKFRLGLRLVNASGERVLEGITEPFRVKERRVEGFEKHYPPKLGDEVWRLEKIGSNGAYRQALSDSGIDTVQKLLQSYVKNEEKLLKTFPKMSPATWKAIIGHAMTCEVGDTLYMHEIKETNMEFFFDAILQLVGVKFGDCYKPLDKIHQPEKNLVETLKQKAYENMMDIQYDHVMINNRPVRVHKFHAKGASGLSNVLQNQQILNYGQHSRFQGDFLPSQGLESKERFCSFQQATDASVDMSRFLQGQTSNDVSHQIVTQKITPYDPSQGTFLPRPRITQLRIPNIERTDFGPDAETSAIAHYNIQAGQVVMQFGQHGQNHSHFSEQSYSSFPVGSLTSMDTAMDSMQPHSQLTSNRESFSKQPDLLCNGQTLHQSNQVFAGLQPSRTNSFDSVENDQLIQRFISQFFSSEGAATPLSPRKWVKIKAALKLASVGRLSRASRRGLHSPPGRAKLVPTT, from the exons ATGGCTTCTTCCAAGCGGCCccgtccatgttccggcgacggttccgacgacggcggcgagctctcccGACCTTCCAAGCGTTGGAGATCGCTCGTCAT GCATGTGAGGGGGAGGAGGACCATGGGTCTGGGAGTGTTTGGCTTCAGAGGGATCATAGGGGAAGAGTTGACGACCATGTTCAGCAATATGGTTCGGAGAGTG gtttcGGAGGAGGTAGAGAAAGCCATATTCAGACAATTCAGTGCAGCAGTAGCACCTCCAAG GCTATTAGGTGGCCAGAGCCAGCGTCCGAGGTATCAGCTCATGTTCTTGAATGATCTAAAACCTGTTTACACCATGATGAAGTTAGAGGCCAAGGATGGGTCGGCCCTTAAGGTGGCCATGCTTGAAAACCTCAAAAACGACCAGAAAAACGTTGTCAGGTTTGGTCATCTTTCTTCGGTTAGGGTTGAGGTTGTAGTCCTCCATGGCAACTTCAATGCTAAAAAAGAGGAATGCTGGACTCCTGAGGAATTCAGCAAGCATATAGTATGGGGCCGAGAGAAAAAAGCAAAACTCCTCAACGGTGATCTGACGCTGAAGCTCAGTGGAGGGGAAGCTTTTCTTGGAAGTGCTAACTTCACTGATAACTCCAGCTTCACAAGCACTAAGAAGTTCAGGCTCGGGCTGAGGCTTGTCAATGCCTCTGGAGAGAGGGTTCTTGAAGGAATCACCGAGCCTTTCCGCGTGAAAGAGCGCAGGGTGGAGG GATTTGAAAAGCACTACCCACCTAAGCTGGGCGACGAAGTTTGGCGTTTGGAAAAGATTGGTAGTAATGGGGCTTACCGCCAGGCCTTGTCAGACAGTGGAATTGATACTGTGCAGAAGTTATTACAGTCTTATGTAAAGAATGAAGAGAAGCTATTGAAG ACTTTCCCCAAGATGTCACCAGCAACTTGGAAAGCCATCATAGGACATGCCATGACGTGCGAAGTTGGCGACACTCTTTACATGCATGAAATTAAGGAAACCAACATGGAATTTTTCTTTGATGCCATACTTCAGCTTGTTGGGGTGAAATTTGGTGATTGTTACAAGCCCTTAGATAAGATTCACCAACCAGAGAAG AATTTAGTCGAGACTCTGAAGCAAAAGGCTTATGAGAATATGATGGATATTCAGTATGATCATGTTATGATAAACAACCGTCCTGTACGAGTTCATAAGTTTCATGCAAAGGGTGCTTCTGGGTTGAGTAATGTTCTTCAAAATCAGCAGATACTGAATTATG GTCAGCACAGTAGGTTTCAAGGAGACTTCTTGCCTAGTCAAGGACTTGAATCAAAGGAGAGATTCTGTTCTTTCCAGCAAGCAACTGAT GCTTCAGTGGATATGTCAAGATTTCTGCAGGGTCAGACTTCCAATGATGTTAGCCATCAAATAGTCACCCAAAAAATTACACCATATGATCCAAGCCAAGGAACTTTCTTACCTCGACCAAGAATCACACAGCTACGTATACCAAATATTGAAAGAACAGATTTTGGTCCAGATGCTGAAACTTCTGCTATTGCTCATTACAACATTCAGGCAGGTCAGGTTGTTATGCAATTTGGTcagcatggacagaaccattctcatTTCTCTGAACAATCATACAGT AGCTTCCCTGTCGGTAGTTTAACGTCTATGGATACAGCCATGGATTCTATGCAGCCTCACTCCCAGCTTACAAGCAACA GGGAGAGTTTCAGCAAGCAACCTGACCTACTATGCAATGGCCAAACACTACATCAATCAAATCAAGTTTTTGCTGGCTTACAGCCATCAAGAACaaacagctttgactcggtggaaaATGATCAGCTCATACAACGCTTCATTTCTCAGTTTTTTAGCAGTGAAGGGGCAGCGACACCTTTGTCGCCACGTAAGTGGGTTAAGATCAAGGCAGCATTGAAGCTAGCATCTGTAGGACGACTCTCCAGAGCCTCGAGAAGGGGTCTGCATAGTCCCCCGGGAAGGGCAAAGCTGGTACCAACAACATGA